The Cellulophaga sp. L1A9 genome window below encodes:
- a CDS encoding xanthine dehydrogenase family protein molybdopterin-binding subunit, translating into MSSISFNRRAFIRTSSLASGGLLIGFNLFTACKDAVELPIDIANLNFNDFNAFIKIADNGMVTIFSPNPEIGQGVKTAMPMLIAEELDVAWKNVVVAQGILDTNNYTRQVAGGSQSIRFGWEPLRQTGATARQMLINAAAAKWGVDPEECTTKEGVISNSKGETLGYGAVVKEAAALEVPENVSLKDVENFTIIGTDAKNVDIDKIITGKPLFGLDYKAEGMVYAAVMRPPAFGLKLKAFSDEQTKKIDGVISVHQFGNKIAVLAQNTWVAMKGKNAIEAEWEIDGTLENTQDHDKALLDLLDGTEFETLRKDGDVKKAFAQADTVLERTYESPFLPHNCLEPMNFYAHVTPEKIHLVGPIQTPEGTAKGIAEKLGRPFEDVHLEMTRMGGGFGRRLYGDFAMEAAEIADLTKKPVKVVFSREDDMTDGIYRPAIKYRIKASIKDGEITGYQLKEAAVNSNMYGLIPNFFPAGAIENYQVDVATYYSNITTGAWRAPYTNFLAFAEQSFFDELAEVMNKDKIQFRLDLLEKVKGTTDKRIQYAPERMQAVIKMAVEKSGWGQNKEGVYQGFAAYYCHNTHVAEVADVIIVKGMPVVKKVTCIVDCGIVVNPLGAMNQVEGGVIDGIGHAMYGDFTFQNGTPSAQNFDTYRLIRMNEVPKVEAYFIENDLSPTGLGEPTLPPAGAALANALKAATGNRFLKQPFSNYPELLQVSEKEIVG; encoded by the coding sequence ATGTCATCTATATCATTCAACAGAAGGGCTTTTATACGAACTTCATCTTTAGCCAGCGGTGGTTTATTAATAGGTTTTAACCTATTTACAGCATGTAAAGATGCTGTAGAACTTCCAATAGATATTGCCAACCTAAATTTTAACGATTTCAATGCTTTTATAAAAATTGCAGATAATGGAATGGTTACTATTTTTTCTCCTAATCCAGAAATAGGACAAGGGGTAAAAACAGCGATGCCAATGCTCATCGCAGAGGAGCTAGATGTCGCTTGGAAAAATGTAGTCGTAGCACAAGGTATTTTAGATACCAATAATTATACGAGGCAAGTTGCAGGGGGGAGTCAATCTATTCGTTTTGGATGGGAACCTTTGCGTCAGACAGGAGCTACAGCTAGGCAAATGTTGATTAATGCTGCGGCAGCAAAATGGGGTGTAGATCCAGAGGAATGTACCACTAAAGAAGGAGTAATTAGTAACAGCAAAGGAGAAACTCTTGGGTATGGAGCGGTAGTAAAAGAAGCTGCTGCCTTAGAAGTTCCAGAAAACGTAAGTTTAAAAGACGTAGAGAACTTTACGATAATTGGGACCGATGCTAAGAATGTTGACATCGATAAAATTATTACAGGAAAACCTTTATTTGGATTAGATTACAAGGCAGAAGGTATGGTTTATGCCGCTGTAATGAGACCTCCTGCATTTGGACTTAAGTTAAAGGCATTCTCAGATGAGCAAACAAAGAAAATAGATGGTGTTATAAGTGTCCACCAATTTGGAAATAAAATAGCTGTGTTAGCGCAGAATACTTGGGTGGCGATGAAGGGTAAAAATGCCATTGAGGCAGAATGGGAAATTGATGGAACTTTAGAAAATACGCAAGATCACGATAAGGCTTTACTGGATCTTTTAGATGGTACCGAATTTGAAACATTGCGAAAAGATGGGGATGTAAAGAAAGCATTTGCTCAGGCAGATACTGTTTTAGAGCGCACCTATGAATCTCCTTTTTTGCCACATAATTGTTTGGAGCCCATGAATTTTTATGCACATGTAACCCCAGAAAAAATTCATTTGGTTGGTCCAATACAAACTCCAGAAGGAACAGCAAAGGGCATTGCAGAAAAACTAGGAAGACCTTTTGAAGATGTGCATTTAGAAATGACCAGAATGGGAGGTGGTTTTGGTAGAAGGTTGTACGGAGATTTTGCAATGGAAGCTGCAGAAATAGCTGATTTAACTAAAAAACCTGTGAAAGTCGTCTTTTCTAGAGAAGATGATATGACAGATGGTATTTACAGACCAGCCATTAAATACAGAATAAAAGCATCTATTAAAGACGGTGAGATTACAGGGTATCAGCTAAAAGAAGCTGCTGTAAATTCTAATATGTATGGATTAATTCCTAATTTCTTCCCTGCAGGTGCTATTGAAAATTACCAAGTAGATGTTGCAACGTATTATAGCAATATCACCACAGGTGCATGGCGTGCTCCGTATACCAATTTTTTAGCTTTCGCTGAACAAAGTTTTTTCGATGAATTGGCGGAAGTCATGAATAAAGATAAAATACAATTCCGATTAGATTTACTGGAAAAAGTAAAGGGAACTACGGATAAACGTATTCAATATGCTCCAGAACGTATGCAGGCGGTTATAAAAATGGCTGTAGAGAAGTCAGGATGGGGGCAAAATAAAGAGGGGGTATACCAAGGTTTCGCAGCTTACTATTGTCATAACACCCATGTGGCGGAAGTTGCAGATGTTATCATTGTAAAAGGGATGCCCGTAGTGAAAAAAGTAACGTGTATTGTAGATTGCGGTATAGTCGTTAATCCGCTAGGAGCAATGAATCAGGTAGAAGGCGGGGTAATAGATGGTATTGGTCATGCTATGTACGGAGATTTTACTTTTCAAAACGGTACCCCTAGTGCGCAAAATTTTGATACCTACAGATTGATACGAATGAATGAAGTACCAAAAGTAGAAGCTTATTTTATAGAGAATGATTTGTCACCAACGGGTTTAGGAGAGCCAACATTACCACCAGCGGGTGCTGCATTAGCAAATGCGTTAAAGGCAGCCACAGGCAATAGATTCTTAAAACAGCCATTTTCTAATTATCCTGAATTGTTGCAAGTTTCAGAAAAAGAAATAGTAGGGTAG
- a CDS encoding (2Fe-2S)-binding protein has protein sequence MPSYTVTINGIATTVAVSADTPVLWVLRDQLNLVGTKFGCGIAQCGACTIHLEGNAVRSCSLTMEQVNGKEITTIEGLSKEGTHPVQVAWKEIDVPQCGYCQAGQIMTASAFLKSNPNPSEEEIKNAMHGNICRCASYQRIQKAVKKAAEGMA, from the coding sequence ATGCCATCATATACAGTGACAATAAACGGAATTGCGACAACAGTTGCGGTTAGCGCAGATACTCCAGTACTGTGGGTATTACGAGATCAATTAAATTTAGTGGGCACCAAATTTGGGTGTGGTATTGCGCAATGTGGTGCGTGTACTATTCACTTAGAAGGAAATGCGGTAAGAAGTTGTAGCCTTACTATGGAGCAAGTGAATGGAAAAGAAATTACGACTATAGAAGGCTTGTCAAAAGAAGGTACGCATCCAGTTCAAGTAGCTTGGAAAGAAATAGATGTTCCGCAATGTGGATACTGCCAAGCTGGACAAATAATGACGGCCTCAGCTTTTTTAAAAAGCAATCCCAATCCATCTGAAGAAGAAATAAAAAATGCGATGCATGGTAATATTTGTAGATGTGCATCTTACCAACGCATACAAAAAGCTGTTAAAAAAGCAGCGGAAGGTATGGCGTAA
- a CDS encoding VWA domain-containing protein, translating into MKIILRSSIYLIALFTLFSCGNAENDVFFNPSSGTDLGEGSTVDSCLDLGDSQLTLSIQDQFTTLPGKVSIFFKVSDTEGNPVSGLTANQFTIYEQGRNDDCFNKISTSEAQARISPNAQIFNNSTLLVLDLSNSVLSSSLQELKTASVSFVNNVMPEVETESNKMAIYWFDGEDELHLLNDLTASKEELIASIDSITDDISNDPSTDLYGAVIKSTEKAEKLINETKNNDIIGAASIVIFTDGTDQASRYTEKAALDKVKNASLNISYFTIGLGSEIDTEVLTSIGKTSSVFAGNKAELETTFNNISYLVSQRANSFYLFEYCSPKRDGSGDNNLAIQVTSGSLQGAVQTKFSANGFTGGCE; encoded by the coding sequence ATGAAAATAATATTGAGATCATCAATTTACCTTATAGCATTGTTTACCTTGTTTTCTTGTGGAAACGCAGAAAACGATGTTTTTTTTAATCCGAGTTCGGGTACAGATTTAGGAGAAGGATCCACTGTAGACTCTTGTTTAGATCTAGGCGACAGTCAACTTACCCTATCCATTCAAGATCAATTTACTACTTTGCCAGGAAAAGTTTCTATATTCTTTAAGGTATCAGACACAGAAGGAAACCCAGTATCTGGGTTAACGGCTAATCAATTTACCATTTACGAACAAGGTAGAAATGACGATTGCTTTAATAAGATATCTACTTCTGAAGCGCAAGCAAGAATTTCGCCTAACGCACAGATTTTTAATAACAGTACTTTATTAGTACTAGACTTAAGTAATAGTGTTTTAAGCAGCAGCTTGCAAGAATTAAAAACCGCCTCTGTTAGCTTTGTAAATAATGTAATGCCTGAAGTTGAAACTGAATCTAATAAAATGGCCATCTATTGGTTTGATGGCGAAGATGAACTTCACTTATTAAATGATTTGACCGCTTCTAAGGAAGAATTGATTGCTTCTATAGATAGTATTACTGATGATATTAGTAATGACCCATCAACCGATTTATATGGTGCGGTAATTAAATCTACTGAAAAAGCCGAAAAATTAATTAATGAAACGAAAAATAACGATATCATTGGTGCTGCTTCAATTGTAATTTTTACTGATGGAACAGATCAAGCATCTCGATATACTGAAAAAGCTGCTTTAGATAAAGTAAAAAATGCTAGCTTAAATATATCATACTTTACCATTGGTTTAGGTAGTGAGATTGATACTGAGGTATTAACGAGCATAGGAAAAACATCTAGTGTCTTTGCTGGTAATAAAGCAGAGTTAGAAACAACCTTCAACAACATCTCCTATTTGGTATCGCAAAGAGCTAATAGTTTCTATCTTTTTGAATATTGTAGCCCAAAACGTGATGGTAGTGGTGACAATAATTTAGCGATACAAGTAACTTCTGGCAGTTTACAAGGTGCCGTGCAAACAAAATTTAGTGCAAATGGATTTACGGGTGGTTGCGAATAA
- a CDS encoding OmpA family protein — translation MKKLSVITVLSIVAFSSCVSKKKYVALESDLNNTKSILTKTQVEKEDLEAKMTKIEARVTEYNDKINSLKEVNDSQYSSVDDIAVMSNNTKEKMKATLSKVDPALLANAKTMEDSINLAISYNLKKSIADDEDDVNINIDKTVVMINISDKLLFNSGSYTVSNKANNILKKIADVINSEPSMEVMVEGHTDSRTIQTPMFQDNWDLSVKRATSVVRILQKKYNVAPEKLIASGRSSYLPLVENDSKENRSKNRRTRIVIIPNLDKFFALLDSENL, via the coding sequence ATGAAAAAATTATCTGTAATCACCGTTTTATCGATTGTTGCTTTTAGCTCATGTGTATCGAAGAAAAAATATGTAGCATTAGAATCTGATCTAAATAATACAAAAAGCATTTTAACTAAGACTCAAGTTGAAAAAGAAGATCTTGAAGCTAAAATGACTAAAATTGAAGCTAGAGTTACTGAGTATAATGATAAAATAAATTCATTAAAAGAAGTAAATGATTCTCAGTATAGTTCTGTAGATGATATTGCAGTAATGAGCAATAACACTAAAGAGAAAATGAAAGCGACTTTAAGTAAAGTAGATCCTGCTCTTTTAGCAAATGCTAAAACAATGGAAGATTCTATCAACTTAGCCATTTCTTATAACCTAAAGAAATCTATCGCTGATGATGAAGATGATGTAAATATCAACATTGACAAAACTGTTGTTATGATTAACATTTCTGATAAATTACTTTTCAATAGTGGTAGTTATACTGTAAGTAATAAAGCAAATAATATCCTTAAAAAAATTGCTGATGTGATCAACTCTGAACCAAGTATGGAAGTTATGGTTGAAGGACATACAGATTCTAGAACTATTCAAACTCCAATGTTTCAAGACAACTGGGATTTAAGTGTAAAAAGAGCAACTTCTGTAGTTCGTATTTTACAGAAAAAATACAATGTAGCTCCTGAAAAATTAATTGCTTCAGGAAGAAGTAGCTATTTACCTTTAGTAGAAAATGACTCTAAAGAAAATAGATCTAAAAACAGAAGAACAAGAATCGTTATTATTCCTAACTTAGATAAATTCTTCGCTTTATTAGATTCTGAGAATCTTTAA
- a CDS encoding M14 metallopeptidase family protein, whose protein sequence is MKIYFLLITIIVSLSASCQSITTNEHVKENSEIKSNLTSALYDTYDRYKEATLTKRRIKHHDIQPLIAKFRNKEGYTVKKVGESIEGRPLSLISVGSGDTSVFLWSQMHGDEPTATQAIFDILNFLDSGEFQAEKESILSNLTLHFLPMLNPDGAEVYTRRNRLGIDINRDALVLQSPEGRTLKKVRDSLDADFGFNLHDQSTYYNAERTDKPATISYLAPAYNYEKDINEVRGNAMKIIVFMNRIIQDYAPGQVGRYNDDFEPRAFGDNIQKWGTSAILIESGGYKNDTEKQEIRKLNYVSILSAIYTISTKSYNEIAISDYEKIPENDRKLFDLKIENIQYNLLEKTYTLDLGIQRFEIDKPDHKDFWVSSTIVDQGDLSTYYGYEVFDASAYTATMGKVYPKRLTSMTEFLKLDAYALLKQGYLYVSVDGIPEKIMESPMPLNITRGSYKAPETLRLAVGANPSFFLEKNGSLEYAVVNGYLIDLKAEQGVFKNALILK, encoded by the coding sequence ATGAAAATTTACTTCCTTCTAATCACGATTATTGTGAGTTTATCTGCTTCTTGTCAGTCAATAACAACGAATGAGCACGTAAAAGAAAATTCCGAAATCAAATCTAATTTAACATCGGCGCTTTATGATACTTATGATAGGTATAAAGAAGCAACCTTAACAAAAAGGAGAATTAAACACCACGATATTCAGCCTTTAATAGCTAAATTCAGGAATAAAGAAGGGTATACCGTTAAAAAAGTAGGAGAATCTATAGAAGGCAGGCCTTTATCGTTAATAAGTGTTGGGAGCGGAGATACTAGTGTGTTCCTATGGTCACAAATGCATGGAGATGAACCAACAGCCACGCAGGCTATTTTTGATATTCTTAATTTTCTAGATAGTGGTGAGTTTCAAGCAGAGAAAGAATCAATTTTAAGTAATTTAACATTGCATTTTTTACCCATGTTAAATCCTGATGGGGCAGAAGTGTATACCCGCAGAAATAGACTAGGCATTGATATCAATAGAGATGCACTCGTTTTACAATCGCCAGAAGGCAGGACACTAAAAAAAGTCAGAGATAGTTTAGACGCTGATTTCGGATTTAATTTGCATGATCAGAGCACCTATTATAATGCAGAACGTACAGATAAACCTGCTACAATCTCATATTTAGCACCCGCTTACAATTACGAAAAAGATATTAATGAGGTTCGTGGCAATGCCATGAAAATTATCGTTTTTATGAATCGCATTATTCAGGATTATGCGCCGGGCCAAGTGGGGAGGTATAATGATGATTTTGAACCACGAGCGTTTGGAGATAATATTCAGAAATGGGGAACAAGTGCTATTTTAATAGAATCGGGAGGCTATAAAAACGATACAGAAAAGCAAGAAATAAGAAAGCTTAATTATGTCTCTATTTTATCGGCTATTTATACAATATCAACTAAAAGTTATAATGAGATAGCTATTTCAGATTATGAAAAAATACCAGAGAATGATCGTAAGCTTTTCGATTTAAAAATTGAAAATATACAGTATAACCTTTTAGAAAAGACCTATACCTTGGATTTGGGAATCCAAAGATTTGAAATTGATAAGCCAGACCATAAGGACTTTTGGGTATCTAGTACTATTGTGGATCAAGGTGATTTATCTACCTATTATGGGTATGAAGTGTTTGATGCTTCAGCGTATACAGCAACAATGGGTAAGGTATACCCTAAACGTCTCACTTCTATGACGGAATTTTTAAAATTAGATGCCTACGCCTTATTAAAGCAAGGCTATTTGTATGTTTCCGTAGATGGAATCCCTGAAAAAATAATGGAATCTCCTATGCCTTTAAATATAACACGAGGAAGTTATAAAGCTCCAGAAACGTTAAGGTTAGCTGTAGGAGCAAATCCCTCGTTCTTTTTAGAGAAAAACGGCAGTTTGGAATACGCTGTAGTTAATGGGTATTTAATTGATTTGAAAGCAGAACAAGGAGTATTCAAGAATGCTTTAATTTTAAAGTAA
- a CDS encoding peptidoglycan recognition family protein, with protein MRRYLLCTVLFFTMISCVVNRTVVAKPILFDAEREQLTLEYMRDRYGLETSSSAIDPKMIVLHWTVIPTMEESYKAFYEAKLPNWRPDLENVSGLNVSSQFLIDQDGTIYQLLPETTMARHVIGLNHCAIGVENVGGGEGLPLTRKQLKSNVWLVKYLKEKYDIDYVIGHYEYTNFEGHELWLEKDSAYRTVKTDPGEHFMKKVRKATRKLEFKLVPEK; from the coding sequence ATGAGAAGATACCTGTTGTGTACCGTGCTATTTTTTACAATGATATCCTGTGTGGTAAACCGAACAGTTGTAGCAAAACCCATACTTTTTGACGCAGAACGTGAGCAGCTTACCCTTGAGTATATGAGAGATAGGTATGGTTTAGAAACATCTAGTTCGGCCATTGACCCAAAAATGATTGTATTACATTGGACTGTCATTCCTACTATGGAAGAGTCATACAAGGCCTTTTATGAGGCTAAGCTTCCAAATTGGCGACCAGATTTAGAGAATGTAAGCGGATTGAATGTCTCTTCGCAATTTTTAATTGATCAGGACGGTACCATCTATCAATTATTGCCAGAAACAACAATGGCGCGTCATGTTATTGGTTTAAATCACTGTGCTATTGGAGTAGAAAATGTTGGAGGAGGAGAAGGTTTGCCTTTGACAAGGAAACAATTAAAATCTAATGTGTGGTTGGTAAAATATTTAAAAGAAAAATATGATATTGACTATGTTATAGGTCACTATGAATATACTAATTTTGAAGGTCATGAATTGTGGCTCGAAAAGGATTCAGCTTACCGGACTGTAAAAACCGATCCAGGAGAACATTTCATGAAAAAAGTGCGTAAAGCAACTAGAAAATTAGAATTTAAATTGGTCCCTGAAAAATAA
- a CDS encoding 3D domain-containing protein, giving the protein MVLKRCYYVLFALVLLVGCNHEEKKKLDLKDWQPLKVTVTAYNSLPSQTTALNANIAAWGDTLKPGMKTIAVSRDLMRKGLTYNTMVRIDTFPDTFLVKDKMHFRHRNKIDVYMGTNKKKAKEWGRKKLTIFYLEEKDSSLLSASVK; this is encoded by the coding sequence ATGGTTTTAAAACGATGTTATTACGTGTTATTTGCGCTGGTTTTACTAGTAGGATGCAATCACGAAGAAAAGAAAAAATTAGATTTAAAGGATTGGCAACCTTTAAAGGTAACCGTGACTGCTTATAATTCATTACCCTCGCAGACTACAGCGCTAAATGCTAATATTGCTGCTTGGGGTGATACGTTAAAACCAGGAATGAAAACAATTGCAGTTTCAAGAGATTTAATGCGGAAAGGCCTAACCTATAATACCATGGTCCGAATAGATACGTTTCCAGATACATTTTTAGTAAAAGATAAAATGCATTTTAGACACCGAAATAAAATAGATGTTTATATGGGAACAAATAAAAAGAAAGCTAAAGAATGGGGAAGAAAAAAATTAACCATTTTTTACTTAGAAGAAAAGGATAGCAGTTTGTTATCTGCTTCAGTAAAATGA
- a CDS encoding serine hydrolase yields MKIFKRILLVLVLALFVIGYLNYPKLNLIAGFASKNMASSIFIGERTAASVAENDNNVPLVKLADVKIAKNSTTGTVFGLMPRKAVYREGLGCVLVNDSYDENKPYLQPNRTKAIDSSFPFETSQPPDSLFDHVNFPKLNAAIAHSFSDAELKKTRTVLVYHKGKIIAERYADGFNKESRILGWSMTKSIIATLYGMLAYEGKIDLDMRAPIASWQKDDRKNITLNHLLRMQSGLAWDENYTTISDVTKMLFLASDMTKVQAEKEAVAKPTEIWNYSSGTSNLLSGILRDRFANRQDYLDFPYKTLIDKIGMHSMLLEADMDGNYIASSYSWATTRDWAKFGILYLNKGNWNGTQLFDENWVNYITTPTKHSDGVYGAHFWLNAGGKFPDVPRDMFSANGFQGQYVFVIPSKDLVVVRTGLSENPNFNVNEFLSEIISALKE; encoded by the coding sequence ATGAAAATTTTCAAAAGAATCCTACTCGTTCTTGTACTTGCATTATTTGTTATTGGTTATTTAAATTATCCCAAATTAAATCTAATCGCCGGGTTCGCATCAAAAAACATGGCGTCTAGTATTTTTATTGGCGAAAGAACAGCAGCATCCGTAGCTGAAAATGACAACAATGTTCCTCTCGTAAAACTAGCAGACGTGAAAATAGCTAAAAATAGTACAACGGGGACTGTATTTGGATTAATGCCAAGGAAAGCGGTTTATAGAGAAGGTTTAGGATGTGTATTGGTTAATGATTCTTATGATGAAAACAAACCTTATTTACAACCAAATAGAACAAAGGCAATTGATTCATCTTTTCCTTTTGAGACCTCACAACCACCAGATAGTTTATTTGATCATGTAAATTTCCCTAAATTAAATGCAGCAATAGCACATAGTTTTTCAGATGCTGAACTAAAGAAAACCCGTACGGTTTTAGTCTACCATAAAGGAAAAATTATTGCAGAAAGATATGCTGACGGATTTAATAAAGAATCACGTATTTTAGGATGGTCCATGACTAAGAGTATCATAGCTACCTTGTATGGAATGTTAGCATATGAAGGTAAAATAGATTTAGATATGCGGGCACCTATTGCTTCATGGCAAAAGGATGACCGAAAAAACATAACGTTAAACCATTTACTACGTATGCAAAGCGGACTTGCTTGGGATGAAAATTACACGACTATTTCTGATGTAACAAAAATGCTTTTCCTAGCTAGTGATATGACTAAAGTACAGGCAGAAAAAGAAGCGGTAGCCAAACCAACGGAAATTTGGAATTATTCTTCGGGAACTTCTAATCTGCTTTCAGGTATTTTAAGAGATCGATTTGCAAATCGTCAGGATTATTTAGATTTCCCGTATAAAACTTTAATTGATAAAATAGGAATGCACTCTATGCTCCTAGAAGCTGATATGGATGGAAATTACATCGCATCTTCTTATTCTTGGGCAACCACACGTGATTGGGCTAAATTTGGTATTTTATACCTCAATAAAGGAAATTGGAACGGTACGCAGTTATTTGACGAGAACTGGGTGAATTATATCACCACACCCACAAAACACTCGGATGGTGTATATGGTGCACATTTCTGGTTAAACGCCGGAGGTAAGTTTCCTGATGTACCCCGAGATATGTTTTCTGCAAACGGATTTCAAGGACAATATGTATTCGTAATCCCTTCTAAAGATTTAGTGGTTGTAAGAACGGGACTTTCTGAGAACCCTAATTTTAATGTGAATGAATTTCTAAGTGAGATAATAAGTGCTTTAAAAGAGTAA
- a CDS encoding DEAD/DEAH box helicase, with protein sequence MSFKKLQPELKEVLSNHGITQYTEFQKAILPKIKGGASVFGIAPQGAGKTTAIVIAVLQKLECKPFEDAPRALIFVKDKKSALELAAEFDKYIRRMDLRVYCAYDEQNLEDQRADIYDGVDVVIATPKRLNKIFYLNGINLGALKMFMVEDAEFLIKASAYSDLIRTPESLEKCQYIVFGTEFDERMTRMQDAFMANAHIVETK encoded by the coding sequence ATGTCGTTTAAAAAGTTACAGCCAGAATTAAAAGAAGTCCTAAGTAATCATGGAATTACACAGTATACAGAATTCCAAAAAGCAATACTCCCTAAAATAAAGGGAGGTGCAAGTGTTTTTGGGATTGCACCTCAGGGAGCAGGTAAAACGACAGCCATTGTTATCGCGGTACTTCAGAAATTAGAATGTAAGCCTTTTGAAGATGCGCCCCGAGCATTGATTTTTGTAAAAGATAAAAAATCTGCGCTTGAGTTGGCAGCAGAGTTTGATAAGTACATACGCAGAATGGACTTACGGGTCTATTGTGCATACGATGAGCAGAATTTGGAAGACCAGCGTGCCGATATTTACGATGGTGTAGATGTTGTTATTGCAACACCTAAACGGTTGAATAAAATATTCTATTTAAATGGAATTAACCTAGGAGCTCTTAAAATGTTTATGGTTGAAGATGCGGAATTTTTAATTAAAGCAAGTGCATATTCAGATTTAATTAGAACACCAGAGAGTTTAGAAAAATGCCAATATATTGTATTTGGAACTGAGTTTGATGAACGTATGACTCGTATGCAAGACGCATTTATGGCGAATGCGCATATTGTAGAAACCAAATAA
- a CDS encoding 1,4-dihydroxy-2-naphthoyl-CoA synthase: MKKIDWKTVKEFEDITYKKCDGVARIAFNRPNVRNAFRPKTTSELYQAFYDAQEDTSIGVVLLAAEGPSTKDGVYSFCSGGDQRARGDQGYVGEDGMHRLNILEVQRLIRFMPKAVIAVVPGWAVGGGHSLHVVCDLTLASKEHAIFKQTDADVTSFDGGYGSAYLAKMVGQKKAREIFFLGRNYSAQEAFEMGMVNAVIPHDELEDTAFQWAQEILEKSPTSIKMLKFAMNLTDDGMVGQQVFAGEATRLAYMTEEAKEGRNAFLEKRKPDFGKNKWIP; this comes from the coding sequence ATGAAAAAAATCGACTGGAAAACGGTAAAAGAGTTTGAAGATATTACCTATAAAAAGTGTGATGGAGTTGCGCGTATAGCATTTAATAGACCAAATGTGCGTAATGCATTTAGACCAAAAACTACAAGTGAATTATACCAAGCATTTTATGATGCACAAGAAGACACTTCTATAGGAGTTGTTTTGTTAGCAGCAGAAGGGCCATCAACGAAAGATGGGGTGTATTCTTTTTGCAGCGGTGGCGATCAAAGAGCTAGGGGAGATCAAGGGTATGTTGGTGAGGATGGAATGCATCGCTTAAATATATTAGAAGTCCAGCGCTTAATTCGGTTTATGCCAAAAGCAGTTATAGCGGTAGTTCCTGGTTGGGCAGTAGGTGGCGGACATTCTTTACATGTGGTTTGTGATTTAACATTAGCGAGTAAAGAACACGCCATATTTAAGCAAACGGATGCCGATGTTACTAGTTTTGATGGCGGGTATGGTTCTGCATATTTAGCAAAAATGGTAGGTCAGAAAAAAGCGAGAGAAATTTTCTTTCTAGGACGAAATTATTCTGCTCAAGAAGCTTTTGAAATGGGTATGGTAAATGCTGTTATTCCTCATGATGAATTAGAGGATACTGCTTTTCAGTGGGCGCAAGAGATTTTAGAAAAATCGCCAACCTCTATAAAGATGCTTAAATTTGCTATGAATCTAACTGATGATGGTATGGTGGGGCAGCAAGTATTTGCGGGTGAAGCTACACGTTTGGCTTATATGACAGAGGAAGCTAAAGAGGGTAGGAATGCCTTTTTAGAAAAGCGTAAGCCCGACTTTGGTAAAAATAAATGGATTCCTTAA